A window from Triticum aestivum cultivar Chinese Spring unplaced genomic scaffold, IWGSC CS RefSeq v2.1 scaffold48146, whole genome shotgun sequence encodes these proteins:
- the LOC123173677 gene encoding cytochrome P450 711A1, translated as MMDGAGALLRSHQMEPPPPFLAISVTVATLAAGVFAIYFYAPSWRVRRVPGPMAYPLIGHLPLLAKHGPAVFTVLRERFGPIYRFHMGRQPLVMIADPELCREVGIQKFKSIPNRSVPSPIRSSPIHNKGLFFTRDSRWQSMRNVIISIYQPSHVASLIPSFQPYIERAGRLLRHGEEITFSDLSLKLFSDTIGQVAFGVDFGLTKGTTSPPPKHHVDCAETVDMTTDFIKKHFYATTSLKMDLSGSVSIILGMLVPLLQEPVRQLLLRVPGSKDRRMEETNLAMSGLLDNIVAERAAQADRGEKNFLSVMLNASESTDAMRKLLTQDYVSALTYEHLLAGSVTMSFTLSSLVYLVAMYPEVEEKLLKEIDAFGPKDVVPNVEDIQTKFPYMEQVLKETMRFYTVSPLIAREASEDVQIGGYVLPKGTWVWLAPGVLAKDPKQFPDPDVFWPERFDPESEECKRRHPYAFIPFGIGPRACIGQKFAFQQLKLVILHLYRHHVFRHSPNMEFPLQFQYSILVNFKHGVKLQVIERKT; from the exons ATGATGGACGGGGCTGGAGCGCTACTCCGGAGTCATcagatggagccgccgccgccgttcttaGCAATTTCGGTCACCGTGGCGACCTTGGCTGCTGGCGTATTCGCCATATATTTCTACGCACCTTCATGGCGCGTACGTAGGGTCCCCGGTCCGATGGCTTACCCGCTGATCGGCCACCTGCCGTTGCTCGCCAAGCACGGCCCGGCGGTGTTCACGGTCCTCAGAGAGAGATTCGGGCCCATCTACAG GTTTCACATGGGTAGACAGCCGCTAGTTATGATTGCAGACCCCGAGCTGTGCAGAGAGGTGGGAATCCAGAAGTTCAAGAGCATCCCCAACAGAAGCGTCCCTAGTCCTATTCGCAGCTCGCCTATTCACAACAAAGGCCTCTTCTTTACGAG GGACTCGAGATGGCAATCCATGAGAAATGTCATCATCTCCATCTACCAGCCGTCGCACGTGGCAAGCCTCATCCCTTCCTTCCAACCGTACATTGAACGGGCGGGGCGCCTCCTCCGGCATGGCGAGGAGATCACCTTCTCCGACCTCTCGTTAAAGCTCTTCAGCGACACTATTGGTCAGGTCGCCTTCGGTGTGGACTTCGGCCTCACCAAAGGCACCACCTCTCCACCACCGAAACACCATGTCGATTGTGCTGAGACTGTCGACATGACAACAGATTTCATCAAAAAGCACTTCTACGCCACGACGTCCCTCAAGATGGACCTCTCAGGCTCCGTGTCCATCATCCTTGGCATGCTCGTGCCGTTGCTACAGGAACCTGTGAGGCAGCTCCTGCTGCGTGTGCCGGGCTCAAAAGACCGCCGGATGGAAGAGACCAACTTGGCCATGAGTGGGCTACTGGACAACATTGTGGCTGAGCGGGCGGCACAAGCTGACAGGGGGGAGAAGAACTTCCTGTCTGTGATGCTTAATGCAAGCGAGAGCACAGACGCAATGAGGAAGTTGTTGACGCAAGATTACGTGAGCGCACTTACATACGAGCACTTACTTGCAGGGTCGGTGACCATGTCCTTCACGCTGTCAAGCCTGGTGTACCTTGTGGCGATGTACCCCGAGGTAGAGGAGAAGCTACTCAAGGAGATCGACGCTTTTGGGCCCAAAGATGTGGTACCCAATGTTGAGGACATCCAGACCAAATTCCCTTACATGGAGCAG GTTTTGAAAGAGACGATGAGATTCTACACTGTGTCCCCGCTGATTGCTAGGGAGGCATCCGAGGATGTCCAGATTGGAGGCTATGTCCTTCCTAAG GGTACTTGGGTGTGGCTAGCACCCGGCGTACTAGCAAAAGACCCAAAGCAGTTCCCAGACCCCGACGTGTTTTGGCCTGAGCGGTTTGACCCTGAGAGCGAGGAATGCAAGCGAAGGCATCCCTATGCATTCATTCCCTTTGGTATTGGACCCCGGGCATGCATTGGGCAGAAGTTCGCATTCCAGCAGCTCAAGCTCGTCATCCTCCACCTCTACCGCCACCACGTCTTCAGGCACTCGCCCAACATGGAATTCCCGCTGCAGTTCCAGTATTCCATCTTGGTCAACTTCAAGCATGGTGTCAAGCTCCAGGTCATCGAAAGGAAGACTTGA